In one window of Paraflavitalea soli DNA:
- a CDS encoding RNA polymerase sigma factor: MSKLSTEKELIQRFQQGDAMAFNTIYNRFYSTLRYFSQRLTCQKREAEDIAVETFVKLYRLCGNFENVANIRAFLYVTARNACYDYLSYSHRRPAYEKELHTDFAEQEIYPLKDEIDNTNALKAIFEAIERLPEECGKVFKLAYVQGFKTTDIVRLLAIPEQTVRSHRRRSVKLLRIDLFEQRLPEAALACRSIVRTGAVKPMSMPMTDEEAGGRSIATAGPAW; the protein is encoded by the coding sequence ATGAGCAAACTATCTACGGAAAAGGAACTGATTCAACGATTTCAGCAGGGTGATGCGATGGCCTTTAACACCATTTACAATCGCTTCTATAGCACCCTGCGTTATTTCTCTCAACGGCTTACCTGCCAGAAGCGCGAAGCAGAAGACATTGCCGTTGAAACTTTTGTAAAACTATACCGCCTCTGCGGTAATTTTGAAAATGTGGCCAATATCAGGGCCTTCCTCTATGTCACAGCCCGCAACGCCTGTTATGATTACCTTTCATACTCCCACCGCAGGCCGGCCTATGAAAAAGAGCTCCATACCGATTTTGCTGAACAGGAAATTTATCCCTTAAAAGATGAAATAGATAATACCAATGCACTGAAAGCTATTTTTGAAGCAATAGAAAGACTGCCGGAAGAGTGTGGCAAGGTATTTAAATTAGCCTATGTTCAGGGATTTAAGACAACTGATATTGTCAGGCTCCTGGCCATTCCCGAACAAACCGTACGCAGCCACAGGCGCCGGTCTGTTAAATTACTGCGTATTGACCTTTTTGAGCAACGACTGCCCGAAGCTGCCCTGGCCTGCCGCAGTATAGTCAGAACAGGCGCCGTCAAACCCATGTCTATGCCAATGACTGATGAAGAAGCAGGGGGGAGGTCCATCGCTACAGCCGGCCCCGCCTGGTAA